The DNA window GTGCGATGTCGGCGCGGGCCACGGCCTCGTCCACGCCGTCGGCGGCAAACATTTCGCCAGTATAGGGCCACAGCCGGTCCAACGCCGCCTGCATCCGGTCGTGGCTTTCGGTGGTGCCGTCGCCCAGACGCACCACCAGATCCGAGGACCGTTCTAGGTGATAGCTGACCTCTTTCAGCGCCTTGGCGGCGATTTCCGCGACCCGCGGGCTGGACGACAGCGTCAGCCCGCGCAGCATGTGGAAATGCCATGCGTCGAACAAAAATTCCCGCATCATCGTCACCGCCATGTCGCGATTCGGCAGTTCCACCAGTTGCAGGTTGCGAAACCGCATCGCGTCGCGCAGGAACGCCAGTTCGTCGGCGGTGCGTCCCTCGTCCTCGACCTCGGCGGCCAGACCCAGCCACATCTGCGTGTGCCCGATCAGGTCCAGCGCGGTGTTGGCCAGCGCGATGTCCTCCTCCAGCACCGGGCCGTGGCCGCACCATTCCGAAATGCGGTGCCCCAGGATCAGCGTGTTGTCGCCCATCCGGCACAGCCAGTCGAAAAAGGCAGGCTGAAGATCGACATCCTTCAGATGCGGATCGTGGCTTTGCGACGCGGCGGCGCGTTCGGCCAGCGCGATCACGTCCGGCGTCGTCATGTCAGGCAGCGATGGCATTACATGTGCCCCACTTCATCTGGAATCTCGAAAAATGTCGGGTGGCGATAGACCTTGCTTTCCGCAGGATCGAACAGCGGCCCCTTGTCCGAGGGGGACGAGGCGGTGATGTCGGCGGATTTCACCGCCCAGATCGACACGCCTTCCCGGCGACGGGTATAGACGTCACGGGCGTTGTTGATCGCCATTTCCGCATCGGGCGCGTGCAGGCTGCCCACATGGCGGTGGTTCAGCCCGTGCTGTCCGCGGATGAAGATTTCCCACAGCGGCCATTCCTTCTTGGACATCGGTCGTTCCCTTCCTATTCGGCTGCGACTGCGGCGGCATGGCGGCGCGCGGCGGATTTTTCGGCATAGGCGGTCAGCCCGTCGCGATACCACCTGCCTTCTTCCCAGGCATCGCGGCGGGCCTCCAGCCGTTCGCGGTTGCAGGGGCCGTTGCCCTTGATGACCTCGAAGAATTCTTCCCAGTCGGGCTCGGCGAAATCGTAATGCCCGCGTTCGTCGTTCCAGGTCAGCGTCTCGTCGGGGACGGTCAGGCCCAGATATTCGGCCTGCGGCACGGTTTCGTCGACGAATTTCTGGCGCAGCTCGTCATTGGTGTTCATCTTGATCTTCCACGCCATCGACTGCGCCGAGTGGACCGAGTCCTTGTCGGACGGGCCGAACATCATCAGCGCCGGATACCAGAACCGGTTCAGCGCATCCTGCGCCATCTCTTTCTGTTCGGGCGTGCCGGCGGCCATCTTCATCATGATCGCGTAACCCTGCCGCTGGTGGAACGATTCCTCCTTGCAGATACGGATCATCGCGCGGGAATAGGGACCATAGCTGGTGCGCTGCAACGGCACCTGGTTCATGATCGCCGCGCCATCGACCAGCCAGCCCACCGCGCCCATATCGGCCCAGGTCAGCGTCGGATAGTTGAAGATGGAACTGTATTTCATCGCCCCCGACAGCAGCCTTTCGGTCAGTTCGTCGCGGGTGACGCCCAGGGTTTCGGCCGCGCTGTAAAGATACAGCCCGTGTCCGGCCTCGTCCTGGACCTTGGCCAGCAGGATCGCCTTGCGCTCCAGCGTGGGGGCGCGGGTGATCCAGTTGCCTTCGGGCAGCTGGCCCACGATCTCGCTGTGCGCGTGCTGCCCGATCTGGCGGATCAGCGTCTTGCGATAGCCCGCAGGCATCCATTCCTTCGGTTCGATCTTCTCGTTCCGGTCGATGCGTTCCTGAAAGGCACGTTCTTCGGGCGACATCTCGTCAGCCGATTTCATGCCTTCCGACTTTACCATCTGTGCATACATCGTCGTGTCTCCAATCAGACCCGTTCCAGGATCATGGCGATCCCCTGCCCGACCCCCACGCACATCGTGCAGAGGGCATAGCGACCGCCGCCTTTGTGCAATTGATGCGCGGCGGTCATCACCAGTCGCGCGCCCGTCATGCCAAGCGGATGGCCCATGGCGATTGCGCCGCCGTTCGGGTTCACATGCGGCGCATCGTCCGGCAGACCCAGTTCGCGCATCACCGCAAGGCCCTGCGCGGCAAAAGCCTCGTTCAACTCTATCACATCCATCTGGTCCAGCGTGAGTCCCGCGCGCTCCAGCACCCGGCGGGTCGCAGGCACCGGACCCATGCCCATGATGCGCGGCGGCACGCCGGCCGCAGCCATCGCCACGATCCGCGCCCGCGGCGTCAGCCCGTGCGTCTTCGCCGCCTGTTCCGAGGCGACGATCGCCGCCGCCGCGCCGTCATTCACGCCCGAGGCGTTGCCTGCCGTCACCGACAGGTCCGGCCCGTTGACGCCGCGCAGTTTCGCAAGCTGTTCAACGCCGGTGCCGGGACGCGGATGTTCGTCGGTATCGACCACCACCGGGTCGCCCTTGCGCTGCGGGATGGTGACGGGCACGATCTCGTCCGCGAAGAACCCCGCCTCTTGCGCGTCGGCCCAACGCTGCTGGCTGCGCGCGGCAAAGGCGTCCTGATCCTCGCGGCTGATCTTGTATTGCTCGGCCACGTTGTCGGCGGTTTCGGGCATCGAATCGGTGCCGAACTGCTTTTTCATCTTCGGATTGACGAACCGCCAGCCGATGGTGGTGTCATACATCTCGGCGTTGCGGGAAAAGGCGCTGGTGGCCTTGGCCATCACGAACGGCGCGCGGCTCATGCTTTCGACGCCGCCTGCAACCAGCAGGTCGCCGTCGCCGGCACGGATCGTCCGCGCGGCCAGTCCGATGGCGTCCATGCCCGACCCGCACAGCCGGTTGACCGTGGTGCCCGGCACCTCGATGGGCAGACCAGCCAGCAGGCCG is part of the Paracoccus stylophorae genome and encodes:
- the paaC gene encoding 1,2-phenylacetyl-CoA epoxidase subunit PaaC; its protein translation is MPSLPDMTTPDVIALAERAAASQSHDPHLKDVDLQPAFFDWLCRMGDNTLILGHRISEWCGHGPVLEEDIALANTALDLIGHTQMWLGLAAEVEDEGRTADELAFLRDAMRFRNLQLVELPNRDMAVTMMREFLFDAWHFHMLRGLTLSSSPRVAEIAAKALKEVSYHLERSSDLVVRLGDGTTESHDRMQAALDRLWPYTGEMFAADGVDEAVARADIAPSLAELEPAWRETVTEILTEATLEIPEGRNDVHQGGKQGRHTEHLGFILAEMQFLQRAYPGASW
- the paaB gene encoding 1,2-phenylacetyl-CoA epoxidase subunit PaaB translates to MSKKEWPLWEIFIRGQHGLNHRHVGSLHAPDAEMAINNARDVYTRRREGVSIWAVKSADITASSPSDKGPLFDPAESKVYRHPTFFEIPDEVGHM
- the paaA gene encoding 1,2-phenylacetyl-CoA epoxidase subunit PaaA, which gives rise to MYAQMVKSEGMKSADEMSPEERAFQERIDRNEKIEPKEWMPAGYRKTLIRQIGQHAHSEIVGQLPEGNWITRAPTLERKAILLAKVQDEAGHGLYLYSAAETLGVTRDELTERLLSGAMKYSSIFNYPTLTWADMGAVGWLVDGAAIMNQVPLQRTSYGPYSRAMIRICKEESFHQRQGYAIMMKMAAGTPEQKEMAQDALNRFWYPALMMFGPSDKDSVHSAQSMAWKIKMNTNDELRQKFVDETVPQAEYLGLTVPDETLTWNDERGHYDFAEPDWEEFFEVIKGNGPCNRERLEARRDAWEEGRWYRDGLTAYAEKSAARRHAAAVAAE
- the pcaF gene encoding 3-oxoadipyl-CoA thiolase, whose product is MTDAFICDALRTPIGRYGGALSSVRADDLAAIPLRELVSRNASVEWDRVDDVILGCANQAGEDNRNVARMAGLLAGLPIEVPGTTVNRLCGSGMDAIGLAARTIRAGDGDLLVAGGVESMSRAPFVMAKATSAFSRNAEMYDTTIGWRFVNPKMKKQFGTDSMPETADNVAEQYKISREDQDAFAARSQQRWADAQEAGFFADEIVPVTIPQRKGDPVVVDTDEHPRPGTGVEQLAKLRGVNGPDLSVTAGNASGVNDGAAAAIVASEQAAKTHGLTPRARIVAMAAAGVPPRIMGMGPVPATRRVLERAGLTLDQMDVIELNEAFAAQGLAVMRELGLPDDAPHVNPNGGAIAMGHPLGMTGARLVMTAAHQLHKGGGRYALCTMCVGVGQGIAMILERV